A genomic stretch from Mya arenaria isolate MELC-2E11 chromosome 10, ASM2691426v1 includes:
- the LOC128205795 gene encoding multiple epidermal growth factor-like domains protein 11 has translation MVIYIFAIILYFINAICGLCLPGKHGDSCSYNCTYRHCFCSSERACEGCEIGYWDRRQNCELQCISLTCRCTNITNCLSCKDGSYGLDSKCDKNCSSGCASNICYNNGTCFRCKSNYTGNTCDSCEDGLYGANCSLQCSQGCEGRACSSRDGTCNCNTNYRGEKCDSCIEGRYGLSCSEPCNPGCVLDDCTSINGNCDCKEYYKGDTCDVCVDGRYGHDCLSTSLNDEHSETDGPNFGAAVGGVVGAVLVVIAVVVFFILSKQRSKLCCNKPRDAEQISGEIPTSQPVVFAAVSNNGVEKHERGPYETLKTTHTEESDRSDTYTGLFTTGQAGATEGVSPDCELDISIRNPGIHLYANTMLRK, from the exons ATGgtaatttatatatttgcaattattttatattttattaatgctATTTGTGGGCTTTGTCTTCCTGGAAAACATGGGGATAGCTGTAGTTATAACTGCACTTATCGTCATTGTTTTTGCTCGTCCGAACGAGCCTGTGAGGGGTGCGAAATTGGATATTGGGACAGAAGACAAAACTGTGAATTGCAGTGCATTTCTCTAACATGCAGATGTACCAACATTACCAACTGTCTTTCTTGCAAAGACGGATCATATGGATTGGACAGTAAATGTGACAAGAATTGTTCTTCTGGATGCGCTAGCAATATATGTTACAATAATGGAACGTGTTTTCGCTGTAAATCGAATTATACAGGAAACACATGTGATTCGTGTGAAGATGGTCTGTATGGAGCAAACTGCTCTTTACAATGCAGCCAGGGTTGTGAGGGGAGAGCCTGCAGTTCACGTGATGGAACATGCAACTGTAATACAAATTACAGAGGCGAAAAATGTGACTCTTGTATTGAGGGTCGGTACGGATTGAGCTGTTCTGAGCCATGTAATCCTGGATGTGTACTCGATGATTGCACTTCAATCAATGGAAATTGTGATTGTAAAGAATATTACAAAGGGGACACATGTGACGTTTGTGTAGACGGGAGGTACGGTCACGACTGTTTGAGTACAT CTCTAAACGATGAACATTCAGAGACAGATGGACCAAACTTTGGGGCGGCTGTTGGTGGTGTAGTTGGTGCTGTTCTTGTAGTGATTGCTGTTGTCGTTTTTTTCATCCTAAGCAAACAAAg GAGCAAATTATGCTGCAATAAGCCAAGAGATGCAGAACAAATCAGTGGCGAAATACCTACATCTCAGCCAGTTGTGTTTGCTGCAGTGTCGAACAATG GAGTTGAAAAACATGAGCGAGGACCATACGAAACATTAAAAACCACCCACACGGAGGAAAGTGATAGGAGTGATACCTACACCGGACTGTTTACAACGGGACAAGCTGGAGCTACAGAAGGTGTCAGCCCTGATTGTGAATTGGATATTTCAATAAGAAATCCAGGGATTCACTTATACGCTAACACGATGCTCAGGAAATAA
- the LOC128204620 gene encoding multiple epidermal growth factor-like domains protein 10, with amino-acid sequence YGGKCNNDGSCLNCIANFEGDKCDVCVHGKYGELCEKNCVNEKCGCKNATDCISCKPRYFDINTFCSKRCSVGCRDNCENNGVCTCIPQYSGSTCEECKLGYYGDNCTTPCSNGCIDTTCKKDGTCQCIQNFSGSKCETCVVGHYGELCQYQCGGGCINNTCDRYYGTCECEFSYKGSLCNMCKDGYFGSSCNLSCSGSCYNCSSIENCFICKEGFYGLNCSYQCSANCLDSRCEKSYGFCTDGCLDGFTGATCSDKCDVICKTCSQTNYSHCTSCFGGLSGPSCKCIPNCQCELNSYVCNECTDGFEINSKDCKCNRNYCLNNSHCTSCQNNTFYTYNGTCCECHTHCKNKQCSSETHCLNGCEDGYTGEDCADLCKDYDTSCRKCSQIEHFCVNCEIGFSPNTESVCARQCNDTCFNKECDVNTGQCLQGCNERYWGQNYNHSCHPSCTSCLQENGTCTQCVNNSLISFGDYCAIQCSETCVNKLCDDTTGRCLQGCVRNFYADKCDLVCPSTCASEPNKTRCDNYGRCLHGCTEGYKGITCASATSTPKSDASVGRLIGGTVGENFIKTTPESESQRASRNPNPFTIEDQETHYQQLSDRHNTTARVQQLSDRHNTTTGVQDEAYIELQTNIMDYELLDI; translated from the exons TATGGAGGTAAATGCAATAACGACGGGTCATGCTTAAATTGTATAGCTAATTTTGAAGGGGATAAATGTGATGTCTGCGTTCACGGGAAATACGGAGAATTGTGTGAAAAAAACTGCGTAAACGAGAAATGCGGATGCAAAAATGCAACGGATTGTATTTCTTGCAAACCTAGATATTTTGACATCAATACTTTTTGTTCAAAACGGTGTTCCGTGGGTTGTAGGGACAATTGTGAAAATAACGGCGTTTGTACGTGTATCCCACAGTATTCTGGAAGCACCTGCGAAGAATGTAAACTTGGTTACTATGGTGATAACTGCACCACCCCGTGTTCAAATGGTTGTATCGATACCACTTGCAAGAAAGATGGAACCTGCCAGTGTATTCAAAACTTTTCTGGAAGCAAATGTGAAACTTGTGTTGTAGGACATTATGGCGAATTATGTCAATATCAGTGTGGAGGAGGTTGTATAAACAACACCTGTGACAGATATTATGGCACATGCGAATGTGAATTCAGTTACAAAGGATCACTATGCAATATGTGTAAGGATGGTTATTTCGGAAGTAGTTGCAACTTGTCATGCTCGGGTAGCTGTTATAATTGTTCTTCTATTGAAAACTGTTTCATATGCAAAGAaggattttatggtttaaactgCTCATACCAGTGCTCGGCTAATTGTTTAGATTCTCGTTGCGAAAAAAGTTATGGTTTTTGTACAGATGGTTGCTTGGATGGGTTTACAGGTGCAACTTGCAGTGATAAATGTGATGTCATTTGTAAAACATGCTCCCAGACAAATTATTCACACTGCACATCATGTTTTGGTGGATTAAGCGGACCTTCTTGTAAATGTATTCCAAACTGTCAGTGTGAATTAAACAGTTATGTGTGTAATGAGTGCACAGAtggatttgaaataaatagcaaGGATTGCAAATGTAACAGAAATTACTGTTTGAATAACTCGCATTGTACATCGTGCCAGAATAATACGTTTTATACTTATAATGGTACATGCTGTGAGTGTCACACGcattgcaaaaataaacaatgctcGTCAGAAACCCATTGCTTGAATGGCTGTGAAGACGGATACACCGGTGAAGACTGTGCAGATTTATGTAAAGATTACGATACCAGTTGTAGGAAATGTAGTCAGATTGAGCATTTCTGTGTTAATTGTGAAATCGGGTTCTCACCGAACACAGAAAGTGTATGTGCAAGACAATGCAATGATACCTGTTTTAACAAAGAGTGTGATGTTAATACAGGCCAGTGTCTTCAAGGTTGCAATGAGCGGTACTGGGGACAAAACTACAACCATTCATGCCACCCTTCTTGCACATCCTGTCTGCAGGAAAATGGAACATGTACACAGTGTGTAAACAACTCTTTAATCAGCTTTGGAGATTACTGTGCTATACAATGTAGTGAAACCTGTGTCAACAAATTATGTGATGATACAACAGGCCGGTGTCTCCAAGGTTGCGTTCGCAACTTTTACGCCGATAAATGCGATTTAGTGTGTCCCTCGACATGCGCATCTGAACCCAACAAAACACGATGTGACAACTACGGTCGATGTCTACATGGTTGCACGGAAGGTTACAAAGGGATCACCTGTGCAAGTG caACATCGACGCCTAAATCCGATGCATCAGTTGGACGGTTAATCGGGGGAACTGTTG GAGAAAACTTCATAAAAACAACGCCTGAAAGTGAAAGCCAACGTGCATCCCGTAACCCGAATCCGTTTACCATTGAAG atcAAGAAACGCACTATCAACAATTGAGCGACCGACATAACACAACGGCAAGAGTACAGCAATTGAGTGACCGACATAATACGACGACAGGAGTACAAGATGAAGCATACATTGAACTGCAAACAAACATCATGGACTACGAGCTTTTGGATATTTAA
- the LOC128205797 gene encoding scavenger receptor class F member 2-like encodes MEFTTETVHMASIVLFLVLCQVGKGDGCSGVCTCCLNDKFGIGVEVGVKGWYNVCLDGCKDGYHQARCMKTCPQNCQTCKQAHGECLTCKPGFYGIQNDFLNNCSYPNCACGRTDCDFCLDGFYKRDRFCTLACS; translated from the exons ATGGAATTCACTACG GAAACTGTCCATATGGCTTCAATAGTATTGTTTCTCGTTCTGTGTCAAGTTGGGAAAG GAGATGGCTGCTCTGGGGTATGCACGTGCTGTTTAAACGACAAATTTGGCATTGGGGTTGAAGTTGGAGTAAAGGGCTGGTATAATGTATGCCTGGATGGATGCAAGGACGGGTACCATCAAGCTCGTTGTATGAAAACATGTCCTCAAAACTGTCAGACTTGCAAGCAAGCTCATGGTGAATGCCTTACATGTAAACCTGGATTTTATGGAATTCAAAACgattttttgaataattgcaGTTACCCAAACTGCGCATGTGGACGAACAGATTGCGATTTTTGCCTCGATGGATTTTACAAAAGAGATCGGTTCTGCACTTTAGCCTGTTCATAA